The region CTGACCATAAGCATAGATCAGATTGTAGAAGATTTTAAGTACACCTACATCATTTTGGAATAGACATTGAAGCACTATTATCTCGATATGAGAATTATTTCTAGAATCGTGATACAAAGGAAAGAAAAATGAGACAGGTTGTCCGTTTAAAAAGAAGTCCATCTTTTTCAGTTACCATATTAGAGGGAAAATTTAGTTAGGCATTGTTTAGATGTCATGCATATAGAAAAACATATGTGTGATAAAATATTAGGGACTTCGTTGAATATTGGCGGCAAGACGAAAGATCATCTCAGCACTCAAAAAGTTCTTTAAGAAATGAGTATTCAGAAGGTTCTTCACCCTATGAGAATTGGTGATAAGAATCAATACGAAATGAGAGCAACAATTTTTGACATGacgaaaaaagaaaagaaaagattatgTTCAGTGTTCCAGAATGCGAAACGTCCACATGGAACCGTATGTAATATTAGTCGATGCGTGCAAATTAGTGAAATAAAGATGTTTGGGTATAAAATTCATGATGTGTAATTTATGCTTTAGTATTTACTATAATTTATTGACGTTAAGACCTCAATACAGATGTTGCAATGACTTTGATGAGACTGAGTGCATTTTTTGGAGTTATGCGACAAAGTGATTGAGTTGGAAGATATTCCGAAGTTGCAAGCAAAAATAATAGAAATGCTCTGCCAGTTAGAAACTATATTCCCACCCGCATTTTTTGATATTGTGGTTCACATTCTAGTTCACTTGTGAAAGAAAATGGAATTCGGAGGACCAATGCACCTTAGATGGATTTTTGGAATTGAGTGATACCTGGGTAAATTGAAGTCGTATGTCAACAATAGAAGTAAACCAAAAGGGTCCATTGCTAAAGGGTATTTGAAAGAAGAGTGCGTGGAATTTTATTCTAGATTTCTAAGTGATGCTATTAAAGCAATGATAAAAGAGAACATAAATGTTGGATACTCTATTGGGTCGAGAAGAAACAAAAGATGGTAAATATGTAGAGTTGGCATAAAAGGTTTCAATTAATGGTCATCGATATATGCTTTTTAACTGTAGAAATGTCAAAATTAAAAAGATGATTGTGTAAAGTCGATTAAAGTCGATTCCTAGTATTTATTCAATTAAATAGAGTTGTTTAAACTAGTACTATGTAACACTAATACCtttttatttatgaattataGGGAACATCGTACCTTACTTGATAGTCATGAAAAGTCAAAGAGGTACACAAGAAAAAAAATACAAATATAAGAATTTTATCACTGGTTGAAAGATGAGGTAAAAAAACGAAAAAACCTTCAccaaaattattaattttggcAAGGGACCCCAACGAGAAGTTAAAAAGTTTTTTGGCTATGTCATAAACATATTCAGATTCCATATAAAGATAAGAGATGCCAACTGTACTACATAAAATAGCGGTATCATTTTGATAGCCATAACCACCAGTTTTACGAGTTATAAAGATAAAAACCCAACAATCGGAGATGTTACTTACCATGGAGTAATAAAATAAATTACTAAATCAGATTATTGGGGAGCAATTTCGGTAGTTCGGTTTCATTGTTTTGGTATGAAAAGGATAAGAATTGTTTTAGGCTTACACGGATTGAAAAGAATTTGCATTTTATTGTAAATAAACTACCGAAGGGATACCATGACATAGGCGAAAAATCTAATGTACTTGAAGATGTTTATGGACCCACTATACCCGATGTAGAATTGAACTCTGAATATGAGAACCATATCAGAATGATGATGTCAGTTGGTGTATGGATTACATGTCGAGTGAAGTGTGCCTTTAATTTTCTAGTGGAGATGAAGCAGACGATGAATTTTTTGAATTAATGGACTTGCtattttgtatttattttcaTTATGTCATGTTCTTTTCTCGTAATGCAATCTCTTACGTGTAACTGATTAATATTGTGTTGTAATCGGTACCACTAAACATTGTGCTTGTAATTATTCCCGTGAAACCTTCTCGTACTTATTCATGACTGTttgtatatatattaatatttatcaaAATTGACCTTGTACTTATTAAATGTTGCCTTCTTATACTGGTAAAATGTATGGATTAATGAATTTTCTTGTTTTTTTTCTTCTcaggaaaaatatttttttctcaAGTCCTACGACAAGGGAGagttttagaaaaataaatattCATGTAAAAGCTGCTTCACAATTGCTAAAGATATTGACCCCATTAATTATGGAATATGTGAAAGATGATCTTCGATATACTAAAATTGGAGGAGTATATGAAAAAAAACAAGGTGAAGGTTGGAAATTAATCGCTACTAAAGCAGAAGCAATTCGTGTTGGAGAAATAATGAACCGTGGTTCTTACTTAGATCTCAATGTTGACACGGTTGTCAACAAAGCTATTGAGGCTGCAAGTCAGTCCTAACCCCATGTAATCGTTAGATTAATGACTCAATTTTTTGAAGGTAAACTGTATTTTCCTATATTTCTTGTATTGCGAATCAATTTGAGAAATGATGTTATTTTTAATTATGtcataattattattttaggTGCTGACTTCTAGTTGAAAATAAAGTTGTGATGGTTCAAGACCTTAAACAACAACAACTAGATAAAATGAAGCTAGCCAAGAATGCATATGATGAGGGTGAGAAAAAATCGGTGAAAAGGAGCCTTATCAGAAGATTGACAAAAAGGAAAAAAAACTTATGAAAAAAGAACAAATATGCAAGTGATCAGCAGAGGAAAAAGAATGCAAGTGAAAAGGACAAGGAAATTTATACAGAAAAAGTGAAGAGAAAATGAGGTGACAAGATAATTTTGGTTTTTTCATATGATAATAGCACCATATGATTTTACACACTTTTTTGTGGTTTTAATGCAGGGGAATATTGATGATTTCAAAATAAAAAGAAAGCTGAGAGCGGAAGAAAATTAGAGACAAATAGAAAAACTTAAATTAAAGGAAAATGTGGTTGAGTTTGTTGAACCCTCAACAAAATCAAAAAAATGAAAATGGCCATACTGGTATAATCTGATATGGAATTGGAATTTGATAGTCCTTTTGTTTCGGGACATGACATTTTAAGTGATGAAGAAGACGTCCAGGTAATGATTTCCAATGTATGACATTGTATTTTAAGTGATGAAGAAGTCGTATCTGAAATGGTGTTGGTCTTATTTTACTACTTTAGCgaaaaaagaaaatttaaaaggAGAAGGATGTAATAATTAGACGAACAATTCGCTTTTCAATTAGAAATGCTCAAAAGGTAAATGTCTCAATATATTTAAATTCTAtgtgttttataaaaatatttgtagaatgtatgtgtgattatctgatttTTTTTTCATGACGACTGGCAGGGAGAAATTACCACCTACCTTAGAACAACAACTAGTCCCCCTTCAACACTCTCCACTGCCTCTACCCCCACTACCTGTTCATTTTACCACACTAGAAAGGGTTTTGTATAATCAAGAAATTGGTACGATGGAGGCTTACTTGGAAATGCAAAAACAAAAAATGGAAATAAAAGAGCAAGAAACACATTCCAATGTTGTGAATATCTTGAAATCTCATCACATTACCAATGACGAGTGtatttgagacataatttttaatttataattactaGTTTTATTCGAGTAAATTCTTGATTACGTGAAATAATTCGTCTATACTTTCATAGGTTAAAGTAGTACATAAATTCAAAGGTGCAGAGGACCTACGAAAATAAATGATATCATCACATGGAAGCTTGAGGATAATCCATTGGTCTAATTAAATTCTTAATTCCAGCCTCACTAAAAAAAAGATAAATTAGTTAATGCAGTGAGTAGTTTATTGGAGATGATAGCTCTTTTATACAATGTTGTTGATTTCAATAATTGATCTAAAATTCTAGAGGAAGAAAAAAATTGATGCAGGGAGTATGTCAAGGTAAAAAGCATTATTTTTTTTTCATTGACCAGTTCAATAATGACATGTACCATATAAACAACAAGCCTGTAAACATTCTAATGGAACAGTTCACGGTGCTGCTGAAGTACTGGAGTGATGAAGATGTGCAGAACAAAGCTGAAAAGATGTAAACAATTATAAAATACTGAGTGATACTCATACTTTCGGGCATACAGTTTTTCCTAACTTCGTAGTACAATGGTATGCTAAGCCCTTGATCATTTTTTCACGAATTAAGTTCATTTCTTTACGAATGGTAATTCTATATTTTTTTACCTTAGAATGACTAGTAGTGCTATTATGTTGCGTTATAGTGGGATTATGATCATGGATGAGACATATTCATATTTTGTGAAAGATGTTCCTATGCAGATTGATATAGgtaaaaagaaaatgaagaagttGGGGGATGTTCAAATTTTGGTCGGTGACATGGTTTGTGAAGTTAGATCACAGGTTAGCGACTCATCTCTACAAGGCAGCGAACTAGGTAATTTTCTTGTTGGGCCTAAGTTAATGTCTACAAGGGTTGGAGGCGCTGCTGGAACTCAAGTCAGGATGGATTTGACGAGTGGCCGACTGGGCGTCTACACATGGTCATCAAGTTTTGGTgacaaaagggggagaaattgTGGAGGTTTATCTGATCAACTTATGGTAGCTGGTTGGGTTTTGCAGTGGAAGTAACCGCATACGAATTTGCATCCTTGGTTCATGGGCGTTGATTTTGCTATTTGGAGAAACGGACTTCTCATAATTGTTGATGATTTTATGAGGACATCCAACTCAGGAGGTGTGGGAGGGTTTGTAAAACCCTTAGACTGGATTGGAATTATAGATTCTGATTTGCTAGGCAGCCAAGTAAAATTGGGACCAAACATCAACAGGAGGCGACACGGACTAGTCGCCACGCGGCAACACTGAGTAGGCACCAGGCAGCGACACAGACTAGTCACCCGGAGCTGACTCAGATTGGGCGCTATGACGACTCAAGATAAATTTGGTTGGCTGATTTATGTGTGGGCAACATTGAGGTGAGAGCTTAGCTTGGAGTCCAAAAATGACTAAGGGTTAAGTCAAAAACCTGGGCACATGTGTGGCACATGGGAGATGATTTATATATACATTATATATACATATGTGTTGGATTATGTACTAGTGGGTTGCTGGAATAACTACCTTGCAGTTGGGGCTCAAGGACTTGGTGAAAAAATTCGAATTTGAAGGCATTTGAATTCCGGAACTGCTTGTAACTGCCAGCAGTTGGAGCTACTGGAGTTGTATGGGCTGCTGGGGCTGCGATCAGGCTTTAGTATATATATAGATTGGCATTTTCTGAATATATAAGTATCATTCTGTACAAGTTCATATTATATTCTGCACTTGTACAATATTCTAGGAAGTAGGCAAAGTTTATAAGCATATCTTGAGGTTGTATTCTTATATTGTTGGTCAATAAAAGGTTGAGCATTCAGGCTCGTAAATCTGTTGTGTCTTTACATTTGATTGGTAATTAGACACACTTGCACACAGGATTATATCTTTATTATGCATGAGTTTCATAGTTTCATCTGCTATTTTTGGATTGCTCGGTTGCTGGGCGACAACCTTTCGAGTAGGCTGACTACTTGGGCGTTTAGGCGACTGAGTAGACCGCACCAATAAGAAAATTCAGGGTTGAAAATCTAACCCCTGACAACATCCATGGTCCAACTATGGTCCAACTATACTTTTGGTACCGGGTGCCCCATGGGCGGAAATATGCTTTAAGGCATGTTTGTTTCATGTCATTAAGTACACATATGATTATCAATATTTTCAATCATATTAGATATTATTTAAAGTAAAGTAAATTTAAATAAGTGCTTGATGAGTTTCCAACATTCCATCTTTGATATTACTTTAACATTATTTCTTTTCAATTATTGTTTACTCatattatatataggatatagtTAGGATATCTATTCtgtttataatatttaaaaaataatttcaaactGTCTATTTTATAAATTCGTAAACATGctttatttacaaaaatatgtagtaaattaaatttaaaaaagtGTTTAGTGAGTTTTTAATCTTTGACCTTTGGTATTACTTTAACATTATCCCTCTTGAATTATCATTTACCcctgttatatatataatataatataattaggatacatattataattataatatttaaaaaataatttgaaacTCTATTTTATAAATTCTAATACATGCTCTAATTATAATAGGTTAAAATAAATTTCAAACTCCTCTCCTTTGTAAATTAgaataacttatttatttttaaaatcccAATATATCTTCTTTATAATTTAGAATAACTATCTACTTTAAAtatgttaaaaaatattttaattatcaatATTTTCAGTCCTATTATATGTAAGATATTGACATTTTAAATTAGATTGAAAGAAGTGCTTGATCAGTTTGAAAAGCTAGTGTAAAATTAAGAATATAATTTATTTGTAGCCTTGATTACTTACAAGTAATTAGATCAGTACTATCAACATGAGAATTACTTTCTtctttatttataaaaaaagataTAACATAACAGAAATTGCTATATGAATCCAAGAAAAAATCTTAAcaacatgatttatatgcttAGAAGACATGTTTTCATACATCAAGAGGTGAACCAGTTACCCACTACAGGGTACCAACttaaacataatttttttattaatcaGAAGTGGACTCGCCACTTCTCTTCACATGCTTTTTGGCCCAGACTTGCTTCCCGCAAATGGAGTACTTGGTTTTTATTCCTGGAGGAGCTATGCGTGGAATGATAGAAGATGAACGGCAAACCATTCGAGCGTACAATGGTTGTTCATCACTGGATACATCTTGCATGTATATCCCTTCTATGAAATCACCAAAAATCCTGTGCAAAAAGGAAAACCATGTCAACATGCTTACTCACCACATAAATAGATATTTGCTAATTAAATATTATTGTAATTATACATTTGCATACATCTGGATgaattttgaatattttataCCTTGTAAAAAAATCTCGAATCTCGGATTCAGGAAGGTAGTAGCCTTTGGAGAATGTCAAAAAGATAGTTCGTTCTTCAGGTGCAACGTCAGGTTCATCCTCGCAACCATCCATCAGCTGCAATCCTCCAAAAATTTCACTTAAATCCGCATCAGGATTTTCCAATACACTGCGGAGCTGACTCATATAGGTTATAGGAACCATGTTTCCTCCTAACCCTAGTCGCCACGCGGCGACACTGAGTAGGCACCAGGCAGCGACACAGACTAGTCACCCGGAGGCGACTCAGATTGGGCGCTATGGCGACTCAAGATAAATTTGGTTGGCTGATTTATGTGTGGGCAACATTGAGCTGGGAGCTTAGCTTGGAGTCCAAAAATGACTAAGGGTTAAGTCAAAAACCTGGGCACGTGTGTGGCACATGGGAGATGATTTAtatatacattatatatatacatatgtgcTGGATTATGCACTAGTGGGTTGCTCGAATAACTACCTTGCAGTTGGGGCTCAAGGACTTGATggaaaattttgaatttgaagGCATTTGATTTCCAGAACTGCTTGTAACTCCCAGTAGTTGGAGCTGTTGGGGTTGTGTAGGCTGCTGGGGTTGCGATCAGGCTTTAGTATATATATAGATTTACATTTTATGAATATATAAGTATCATTCTGTACAAGTTCATATTATATTCTGCACTTGTACTATATTCTAGGAAGTAGGCAAAGTTTGTAAGTATATCTTGGGGTTGTATTCTTATATTGTTGATCAATAAAAGGTTGAGCATTCAGGATGGTAAATCTGTTGTGTCTTTATATTTTCTTGGTAATTAGACACACTTGCACACACGATTATATCTTTATTGTGCATGAGTTTCATAGATACTGTTTTTGGATTGCTGGGTTGCTGGGCGACAACCTCTCGAATAGGCTGACTACTTGGGCGTTTGGGCGACCGAGTGGATAGCACGAATAAGAAAATTCACGGTTGAAAATCTGACCGGTGACAACATCCATGGTCCAACTATGATTTTGGTACCGGGTGCCCCATGGCTGGAAATATGTTTAAGGCATGTTTGTTTCATGTCATTAAGTAGGGATGGGATTATCAATATTTTCAATCATATTAGATATTATTTAAagtaaattaaatttaaataagtGCTTGATGAGTTTCCAACCTTCCACATTTGATATTACTTTAACATTATATCTTTTGAATTATTGTTTACTCatattatatataggatatagtTTGGATATCTATTCtgtttataatattaaaaaattaatttgaaaCTGTCTATTTTATAAATTCGAAAATATGctttatttacaaaaatatgtagtaaattaaatttaaaaaaagtGTTTATGAGTTTTTTAATCTTTGACCTTTGGTATTACTTTAACATTATCCCCCTTGAATTATCATTTACCcctgttatatatataatataatataattaggatacatattataattataatatttaaaaaataatttgaaacTCTATTTTATAAATTCTAATACATGCTCTAATTATAATAGGTTAAAATAAATTTCAAACTCCTCTACTTTGTAAATTAGAATAccttatttatttttaaaatcccAATATGTCCTCTTTATAATTTAGAATAACTATGTACTTTAAAtatgttaaaaaatattttaattatcaatATTTTCACTCCTATTATATGTAGGATATTGacattttaaattatatttaaagaAGTGATTGATCAGTTTCAAAAAGTAGTGTAAAATTAAGAATATAATTTATTTGTAGCCATGATCAGTACTATCAACATGAGAATTactttttttatttataaaaaaaatctaacATAACATAAATTGCTATATGAATCCAAGAAAAAATCTTAAcaacatgatttatatgcttAGAAGACATGTTTTCATACATCAAGAGGTGAACCAGTTACCCACTACAGGGTACCAACttaaacataatttttttattaatcaGAAGTGGACTCGCCACTTCTCTTCACATGCTTTTTGGCCCAGACTTGCTTCCCGCAAATGGAGTACTTGGTTTTTATTCCTGGAGGAGCTATGCGTGGAATGATAGAAGATGAACGGCAAACCATTCGAGCGTACAATGGTTGTTCATCACTGGATACATCTTGCATGTATATCCCTTCTATGAAATCACCAAAAATCCTGTGCAAAAAGGAAAACCATGTCAACATGCTTACTCACCACATAAATAGATATTTGCTAATTAAATATTATTGTAATTATACATTTGCATACATCTGGATgaattttgaatattttataCCTTGTAAAAAAATCTCGAATCTCGGATTCAGGAAGGTAGTAGCCTTTGGAGAATGTCAAAAAGATAGTTCGTTCTTCAGGTGCAACGTCAGGTTCATCCTCGCAACCATCCATCAGCTGCAATCCTCCAAAAATTTCACTTAAATCCGCATCAGGATTTTCCAATACACTGCGGAGCTGACTCGTATAGTTTATAGGAACCAAGTTTCCTCCAAACCCTAGTTGTGGAAACCCACCTACAACGTTTTGATACAAAGGAGGACGTGGCACCAAAACCTGATTAGTGTTATAACCAAACCACAACCTATCTCCTTGAACATCTACAAACTGACTATCACTTGTGAGTATATCTCTAAAGGCCCTAACACAAACTTCAGAAATTATACTCCGGACACTTTCAATGATCTTACTCCGTCTCTCACGAAAGTAGAGTAAGTTGATTTCACGAGAGCATAACATCTGAAGCAAACGTGGATTAAAGAATTCTTGACCTGAGTCATTGTTCTCCATCCACATAAAAAATTTAGCAATTTCATTAGCAAGTTGGTCAATCAAATGAAATGGCCAAGAAATAACTTTGTGGACAGCATTCTTGCTGTACCGGATTCTTTCCAGCCAGATCAAGAATGCCACCACAAACTTCGATTCATCAACGTTACGACCAAGTTTACCGACTAGCCTATAAAATAGAGTCCTATCGATGGTATGATAAAGATTAAAATGCTCGTTGCTAACATTTTTATCATCGAAATAGGAGTCTGGATCGTACAAAGCAAACCTATGTTTAAATTCATAGAATTCAAACTCGGTCTCCATTGCCATGACTTGAATATGGAGGAAGGGAAACTAAAAGTTTTGAGAGTTATTCAAAGAGGAAATGCAAAGGGTTTGTAGTGGTATGAATCAAACTTAGCGTAGGCGGCTCATATATAGTTGAGACTTGGTGTCAATAGTGTTTATTTCAAGGGGCGAGTCGCAACCTTTTGGAGAGGCCGCATCTATTCAATTTTTTTAGGATTTTTTGGTATGGTTTTCCTACCAATTATGGCTATGTTTAATTTTGTCATTGTTTGTTTCACATATATCCTGATATTTTAAGAAAATCTTTGACTTGGTAAGAATAACAATATGCACCTTTTCTTGGGAAAAAAGATATGAATTTGCATCTTTTATCTGTTTCTTTTTccaagaataataataataatagtcgtataaaagaaatatataatattttcaattttatcTCTTCATACAAGTTTTCAATGATATGATCCAACTACAAGTTTACTTGCAATGCATGGTAACTTTCAATTTTTAAGTTTTTAAATTTGCAATAACATTTGTCATATGATTCTCATTTTATTAAAGAGACATGTAATTGTCAAAATATATCATTAAGCATTCTAAGCGGAGAATGTTATTAAAATATTTGTTACTAATGATCGGTGACTACCAATGTAATTGGACGATTTCATCTTTAAACAAATGGATTCCACTAGTTCCATCTAAAATAAGGGATAATATTATAACCAACGATAAGTCGATATGCTGAATTGAAAGAATAAAATGTAGCATTATATCAATAATTTAAACCAAAAAGTTagttaaaatataatattaatacaaaatttgtaattttctttttttcttcaTTTTATGGATATTTTTTGTCGGAAAATACCTTTAAAACTCTCACCGAATTATACGTTATTTCGTGAGATTTGCGTGAGTTATAAAATCGTCAAAATCTAATTTATATAACTTAAGATAAAGCGAAAAATAATTAAACAAACTaggatttttttttcttttgttagAACTTTAATTTGATTCCTTTTCCTAAATTATTCAAATTAATAACATTTTtctaataaaaatataaaaattcatTCATTTATGCCGAAACATTAAAAAAATTGATAATCGATAAGTCACTACGGTACTTTAGTTATTACTTTTGTATATACATTACTTATACCACTTCTTTAAAACCTAATCACAGATAATTCGTTTGTTGGTATTCTGGTCTcgaaataaaacaaaataataaacaCTATTATGTGCTGAAAAATTATCTATTGGTCGTACCTAAAATATAATTAAGAGCAAATTAAgtataattagttgaatttggcGGGTATACTGGATTTTAGACTTGAATAAAAAATAAATGTTGTTGATTGGGATAAATGAAATTATATTATTGAAccaaactaaaataaaataaaatacaaagatAAAAAGTTACGTGTAACAGTATGAGGGTAAAATCAAGTAATATATATACACTATTCATTCGTGTAAATTAAATAATCTTTAACATGTTTAGaagaaaattaaaattaaaataaaatataaattaataaaatttggTCGGTGTAAAATAAAAGGAAACTAAATATGATTAACTGGATTTGGTCGATGTATAATATTGATGTGTCATAAGGAAAAATTATGTCTTTAATATTCGTagtattttattaaaaaaattatagacaaaatatatatattattcactACAAGAAATAGGGCCTTTACCAACACCAAATCTGTCATTTTAAGGCAAAAACCGATCACTATTCACGAGTATCGACCGAGTCAAAAACGGTCAGACTAGTTACTTTTTGCGTAGAATTTTACGTTGACTAACGCAGACTAATGACACGGTCGGGTGCAAGATACGCTTCTGACCGCTTTCGAAAGAGATGGTCATTTTTCTTATGAATGGTAGGTATTTTCAGAATATGGTTGGTATTCGGCGCCATGAAAATACCACTTTCGGTCGTTATTCTTGCAAGTCGTTCTGCCATTTTTTCCCGACCACTGCCACTTCTTCCCTCACCACCAACATTTCATGCCCCCATGTCCCTTGCGAGGTGTGTTTTTATGGGTCCTTGATTCTTTGCTCGTGTACCCCGCCAGCCTCTTACCTCTATCTTTTATCATCAATGCCGAAATAATGACTAGGAAAGCTCTCATTATAATAACATACCAATGTACATCCTAAATTGTataaaaccaaaacaaaaatGCTAAGGCATGTATTTTATATACAATTACATTATACTTATATAGATAACATAAATTAATTCTAAATTTGCCACATACGCACAAATAATACaactatttttgaaattttccATATAAACACAAATATTCGACCATTTCTAAAATTTATCATATAAACACAAATATTATACGATACATTCATAATTTGATATAGAATTTTACACAGATATAACAATTTTGATATATTGACATAAAATTCAGTCAAACATGAAAAATGCAAAATTTAATAAAGCCCAAATTTACAATTTTACATAATAAAGAAAAATGACCAAAATTGGCACCATGCAAACCAAATATTTTGACACTTCAATTCAacaaaataaagttttatcaaataaaaaaaCTCAAAAACATAATAAAGTATAAAATAAACTTCAAACAACATAACTACATCACATATAATTATATCACTTGATTTAAAACCAACATACATGGAAAATAaagcttatatatatatataaagttcAACAAAACATGTATACATTTATATAACCTCAAACAAATATACAACACAAATACATGGATCCATGAAAATCAAACTAAGGAAACATAAATA is a window of Apium graveolens cultivar Ventura chromosome 11, ASM990537v1, whole genome shotgun sequence DNA encoding:
- the LOC141696336 gene encoding uncharacterized protein LOC141696336; translated protein: MAMETEFEFYEFKHRFALYDPDSYFDDKNVSNEHFNLYHTIDRTLFYRLVGKLGRNVDESKFVVAFLIWLERIRYSKNAVHKVISWPFHLIDQLANEIAKFFMWMENNDSGQEFFNPRLLQMLCSREINLLYFRERRSKIIESVRSIISEVCVRAFRDILTSDSQFVDVQGDRLWFGYNTNQVLVPRPPLYQNVVGGFPQLGFGGNLVPINYTSQLRSVLENPDADLSEIFGGLQLMDGCEDEPDVAPEERTIFLTFSKGYYLPESEIRDFFTRIFGDFIEGIYMQDVSSDEQPLYARMVCRSSSIIPRIAPPGIKTKYSICGKQVWAKKHVKRSGESTSD